AGACTTCAACTAAAAGATAATATTTTCATAACTTTGCACAGATAATTATGGAGTGACATAATAGATAACATTAAAATTATGAGTAAAGCAAAAATATCCATACGGTTTTTTGACGACCGCGAAGTGCGAGCCGTTTGGGACGAACAAAACGCCAAATGGTGGTTTAGCGTGTTGGATATTGTAGCTTTGCTTGCCGACCAAGACGACTACACCAAAAGCCGCAACTATTGGAAATATCTTAAAGCCAAGTTAAAGAAAGAAAACAGTCAAGTGGTTAGTGCCACTACCCAGTTGAAACTTCTTGCACCAGACGGCAAAAAGCGTTTAGCCGATATGCTCGACTACAACGGTATTATTGCCTTAGGCAAAGAATTTCCGGGCAAAAAGGCAAACCGATTCATAGATTGGTTTACATTCAGCGATGAAAGCATAGATGGAAAAAGCAAAACTAAAGCGTATGCCATGTTTGAAAGTTCTTTTATCAACAGCAAAGAAGTTGGCACAACCAAAGGTTTACAACAAATACACGCTTATTTGTTTGGCGGATTGTATGATTTTTCGGGACAAATCAGACAAAAAAATATTTCAAAAGGTGGTTTCCAATTTGCCGTATCACGCTTTTTAGGCGAAACATTAAAGCAAATAGAAGCAATGCCCGAAACTACATTTTACGAAATCGTAAACAAATATGTAGAAATGAACATTG
The Bacteroidota bacterium genome window above contains:
- a CDS encoding cell filamentation protein Fic → MSKAKISIRFFDDREVRAVWDEQNAKWWFSVLDIVALLADQDDYTKSRNYWKYLKAKLKKENSQVVSATTQLKLLAPDGKKRLADMLDYNGIIALGKEFPGKKANRFIDWFTFSDESIDGKSKTKAYAMFESSFINSKEVGTTKGLQQIHAYLFGGLYDFSGQIRQKNISKGGFQFAVSRFLGETLKQIEAMPETTFYEIVNKYVEMNIAHPFMEGNGRSARIWLDLILKKRLKKCVDWSKIGKRDYMNAMMLSPTKSSVLTTLLKNALTTKINDREMFMKGIDYSYYYEEND